The sequence below is a genomic window from Paramisgurnus dabryanus chromosome 4, PD_genome_1.1, whole genome shotgun sequence.
CTTTGGCCACTGGGGGGCGGTTCAGAAAATGTGGAAAGTACGGACCTGATATGATCTGCTGTTGCTAAATACCGTGAGGtcgcgcgcgcacgcacgcacgcacacacacacacacacagttgtcTTGAGTGGTACGTCCAGTTGCATAAATGTGTCAGTTTAAACATTTTTGATTCAAGAAGTGATTAACCATGCTGGTTTCATAGACCTAATTCACAACTctctaaaatatatttattgtgaATTCTAGCTCTTGGTCAAACACATGAATAACACATTTAACCGCACTGACATTCATTTATGGTCAGTCTAGGTATAATTAAACTGAAAGTCTTGCTGTAGGGGCATGTTGTCAATGTAAGGTCAGTGTGTGTTCAATGAAGACATAAAATTTGTCTTCATAGTCATTCTGTGGAGCTCAAAAATGTTACTGTAAAGTAAACACAAAATATTCTCTGACTTTGTGTGGTTGGGCATGAAGATGATGCATTGACTTACTGTCAAAATTTAGTGTAATAGGTTACCACAAAACTCTCTGTCTATGCCTCAAGTCTATGTTGACTAGTGGAAATTTATCACAATAGTCGGTTTCTACTGGCTATAGAAAAATAGAAAGATAGATTATCACaacataagtttttttttaccgttTGATATTGTGTTTCTGTGCGATGTCGTGAGATGAAATCATTATCTTGGTGTGTTATCTTGCTATCTAGTCGTATCATTATGTTGCTGTTAAAAATCACTTTTCTAATGTATGCAGTCTCCCGTTGACTTAAAATTGTTTAAGAATTGAAAATTGTCCCATCTGTGCAGGCCTAAGAGATGTGAGATGTTGAATTTCGTAAGTGGTCTAAATAAAAGACTTGTGGGTTTCCTGTTTTGAAATGTTTAGATTTCATTGACTTACAACTTTGCCATTTGACCgactatataaaaaagtagCCTTAAGAAGTATTTTGATTTAATGGACCAACCTTCATGTGTGTCTAAAGATGTAATACTTTGCATTGTCATAATTTTTATACAACAAGAAGCCGAACCAGAGTGAAAGTCCAGATAAGGACACTGGTGATTGGTTGATACACCTCTAACTTTACAAATGTCAAACTTAATTTTCCATTGGCGTGAACCAATCAGATGAGAGCTGATATCTGCATCACCACAGTCAGTTATTCACACTCACTCGCTGAGATGGAGACATCAAGAATTACTGCACTTATATGTAAGACAAATTAcactttttcatttttaattttgttcatttatttatttttaatcatttaagcAGCTACTttttaaactgaaatttaaatgtgattatttgtgaaaatattttaagcaatattattgtttttattaattgtcTTATTGCTTTTGcagattttttattgtttagtcAGATCTATGGAGCAGATATTGAGATGAAGGTCAGACCAGGAGACAACATCACTCTTCACTGTGACCTTCCTTTAACTCGTGGTTTGAACATTGTGTGGATGAAAAACAGTTCTTACGAATTTCTACCCTCTATCATAATAGATCATCGGAAAGAGACCTTCAGACGTTTCAGTTTTCCTAAAAACTCCAACATTAATTCTTTTGATCTACATATTACTAACATTACAGTCTTTGATCTGGGACTGTACTACTGTGTTGAATATGACAGAAAGTTAAATAATGCAGAAAAAGGCAAATACCAATCTGATTTGTATTATTATGGAAACCGAACAACTCGTCTTTTTCTCGCTGGTAAGAAAGCAATTTTGAAAATTACTTGTAATTTAACTCGTTTAATTCTTGTAAactatctttttttattgtaatttttacaaaaatatttggAAACAGAACAAAAAAGTtgtttattaacatttaatgttatgtttgtttttctgAGTCAGTAACTTCATGTTCTGGAGACTCCAGCAGCACCATCTCTCCTCCTCCTGTATCAGACTGTTTCCTCTGCTGGACGCTGCTGGtcagtgtttgtgttgtgtgttttctcCTCTGCTTCATCTGTGTGTACTGCTTCTGTCAGAGGAAAACAACAGGTACTTACTGTTTTTCCTTTGccatcattttaaatttgatactgtacactgtcagaaaaaaattgtcccAATCTGTCACTGgaacagtaccctttaaaaagtcctaatatgtattCGGTACAGATATGTGGTACTAAAATGAACCGTTTAGGTGCaatggtgtactttttgaaagggtacaccCCGAGTGACAGCTATAGAGAACATTTTGACCATTTTATCTGTTAATGCACAGAATTTAGCTCAGCAGATTCTGCATGGAAAATTTGATTGTCCTTCAACTTATATatgcaaaatacatttttaaaatggtGTTATCATTTCAGATGGTGAAACTGTTAACAGAGAAAAGATAAAAAGTAGAAATACTTGTGAGGTATGAACAACACAAACACGCTCATGTTTAAGTACCACAGTGAAAATTACAGACCGTTTTTTCCGCTGTTTTAGTGAAAGTTGTTAAACATTGTACATATAAATATCATCAGCAATATAACTTCTATTCTAAATGCATAACCAAAATACCACACGTGATTTACTTAGAATTCAAGTAATTTGTATTTCAGGGTGATGATGAAGAGGTGTGTTATGCTTCCTTGGATGTGAAAGTCAGAAGAAAAAAACGAACCAAGAAGAAACAACAGCAGAGTTCAGACTTCAGTATTTATGCTCCGGTCAGAACAGACACAGTACAGAACTTCTGATGAGGATTTCAAGTACCATTATCGTTGAAACCTTTTGACTGAAGCAACTATTTAATCTCTAAAAAGCTTATAGACTTTCACTGACTTTGTGTGGTGGGTCATGGCATCTGACCCTCTCTCGCTGTCTGTTGACGAAAATGTGTTAGTGAAATCTATAATCTATAAGAGATAATATATAAGGGACAAAAGTACAGTGGCATTTTTTCATTTGGgtgttgttttgtatttcactCGCCTTTGTTGAAGCAAATCATGAATAACAGGATGTCGGACAGGATGTGCAGCATAGTTCAAAGTAAAATACTTGTAGTTAGGAACATTTATCAATTTTTTACAATATCGAGAGATATAATTATTCTGGGCCTGCTGAATAGGTCAAGCTTGCAAAATCTAAAGCTGCTTTTGTGGCAACATTTTTACTTTGTCGCCAGAAGTCCATTAAGAATGaattaattagtttttttttttggattggTGAATGTAAGATCGACCacttaaatcattttaaaataattattctttTCGCTCTTTTCCTGTAATGTCTCGGAGATCTTTAAATGTGTTATGTGTTCTTTTACATCATTTCACAAGCTGTGTTTTTTGGGGAAGGGTctctcattttcattcataTAGACGATCTTACCACAAATGTTTCCACTGAAGTTCATAAGAGACAGAAATAAATGTGACATTGTGTGTGCTTGTTTACATGCATGTGGTCAGTTTGTGGTAGAATTGGTTTGTATGCATGCTGTGTCTGCAGTTTTCCTGTATACTTTCACACATTTACTCCGAAATGAAACCAATTGTGTGTATCTGTCTAGCTTTGAGAGCTCAGGGGTGGACATTGCAGTTTAACCACAGTTAAGGTAAAAACACAACATACAATGCAGTTAAGATTAAGACTATGAATTTCAGGTTACTCCACAATGTGTCTGtacaacttataaaaaaaacaaatatgaaaaCAAATATCCTCATCTGAAAGTGACAGATCTTATTTTAATGGTTGAAGTAGTCAATGTGGACAGTTTTAGATTTGCTTTTGTAAAATCtgtacaatatacaaataaatcaaAAGTTAACAGTCCAATTAATTGCCTGTCACAGAGAAATAAAATCATGATGATGAAACAAGATGTGTTGAAAACCTAATTTATTCAATATCACCATGTGCAGTGTAACAAATACCAGACACCAAGCATCATGATTTAGTGCCTTCTGCATTGAGACACAGATGAATCACTAAGGGTCGACCTATGGCATAGGCAACAAACTGTGTAGGCGATTTACAGTGTGCTCAGCGCCTCACAGAGTTTGTTTGTTGTAAGTGCACCCTCTCCTGAACAGTGTTGTTCACCCCTCTACCCATACAGTATATTGCAAATGtcaattaatattattttagcATTAATTGCAATATGGTTACAATAACATACATTTGACACTAACTAAATGTCAACATTTCATGTTAGGCTAAATGAAACATAGCTTGCATCCTGATATGCAGACAGCCTAAACTAACCCACTTTTATCTAGTAAGATCCTAGATAATTTTTTGTTGTAGTTGACTTTATTGCATTAACTTGTTTAACCTTTAGGAGAGTTTCGGCGACCCCTTTTGGAAACTCGCGTGTAAAGCATCTGTGAAAAATTCAGCACAATGGACAGCGCTCAATGTAAAATGTAAGCATGCATTTGTACAGTACTCTGTGTCCGACAGATGTTAAAAAATATGTGGTTGTACTTTCTAAATCTTCAGGACGTATTAAGAAACGCATTAGCACCTTTAAGAAATAAagtaaatacatattttataatgaaCATTTAAATGATGGTTAGCTGACTATATTTTCGTACAgcaattttgaaaaaaagcaTCTAATTAACCAACATTCAGGTGTTAAGACGCTGTCATGCCTTGCAAGTTAATTTGAATAGATGGCGATGGGCATTGAAGAGTCTTCAGAGCAAATTCCTTGAAAAACAAGGAAAGAGGAGAGTTTTAGTCTAAGTAGACgtttacgtttattttatatgCTTATACTAAGATGTAAGGTTAGTAGTGTATTAATGATAGTCTTGCTGAAATGTTTGATAAAAAATTTGCTTATGAATTTCCGGATGGCCGTTTAACAGTAGTTTCAGCTTTGACCACTGGGGGGCGGTTCAGACCATTTGGAGAGGCACGGACCTGATATTTACTTCTCAATGTGAGATCAATGTGTGTTCAATGAACATTTTTCCCCAAAATTATGTCAAGCCAAGACATTTTGATTTACCTATATAGAAATTTACTTTCACCACGTTCACAATGCAGCTTATCATGATACTTTCTAACTATTGGTTCCCCTTTGCCACTTATCTTTTTTGTAGTGCATGGGGATGTTGAATCAACGAAGTCACAGCACATCATGTTAATTTGTGACAtgttttatttgtcttaaaacgaatgtgttaaaataacacatctcatgtctagttaaggacaacacatttagtgtgttgtccttgACTTAACaaatctctgtgttatttttggaacaacacactttgtgatgttttaacacatcttgcaTTGTCCCTGTTATTTatttgtactcaaaatcaaCGCGCAATGAcacataatatgttaaaattacacataatgtgttaaataggataacacaaaacaatgtgttaaaattaacacatcttttCTTAGAGTGTGTGTGCAGTGGTTCatataatgtatttatatttctcTTAAATAAAGGACTGGCCGGAAGTTGTTAATTGTTTTTTTGAGAGAGATGTAAGCATTCGGGGCCTGCTTAGTAGTTCAAGTATATGTTATGTTAGATGAATGTGTTTAAAAGTTAGATAAAAGTGTTTGAATCTTCAAACGTGTTActttcagtgtttttttttacttggagGAAGGATCTTCCATTCACCATCACAGACAATATTAACCACAAATGTTTCCACTCAAGTTCAGCacatataaaacaaaaatagacaTGAAGATGTATGTGAAGGTGTAAATGCTTGCTTATGTGGTCAGTTTGTAGTGCATTTCATTTGTACGCATTCGTCACCTTTACTTGCTGTTTGATACacacaacatttacatttacacctttagcagacacttttatttaaagcgACTTACACagattaggaaacaataaaACGATTTGTCATATTGCCTACTTTATGTTTCAGACCATTTAAATAGATAATTCAcccaacatttgtttaattagtACAAtttactgtgtgcttaccatcatttatcatcattttgtattcaacaaaataaatatcATTTATTGGGTAAATTATCCCTTTAACAGCATCATGGGTCaaatatattcaaaatatttcaGTATACAGTATTTCATCTATCTGTTGCATCTACTTTTTTGCCAGTACAAAGTACAAAGCTTAAACTATAAAAACagatcactgtaaaaaatttccctgtaaaataacagtaaagagcTGGCAGCAGAGACGCCAGCAGTATACTGTTATTTTTACGGTATTTATACGTAAAATGACTTTACGGTAGTAGTCTGTAAAccagaaaaactgtatttttctgtatttatataattaacagtaaagagctggcagcagagacgccagcagtataccgttatttttacagtattcatACGTAAAATTACTTTACGGTAGTACTCTGTAAACCAGAAATACAGAATACTTCTGTAGTCACACTCTTAAATGATTTCACCGTCTAGGAAACCCAAACATCCTGTTATTTTCAGGCCATCATTCTGCATGATTACCTTTTAAAAAAGGCCTGAGCCacatacacattttttattctCATTCTTGCCCATATTTGATCTCTTTTTAATCACAGTATACTGTATTCATCAAAGAAAACGATAGAGGGCCATATGCCACTGCCCACATCAAACATTcagacaaaaatgctaaatattgtAGCAGAATTATGTACAGacataacacacacaaaattagTGACCTTTTGAGATGAACTTGGATATCCAATAAATTGCAATGCTTTTTCAATTGAAGACATACAATAATTATTCAAAAAGTTACAATGATAATGGCACCTGGATCTTTTCTAACCATCAGAAAGTCCATCAGAATTCTCATCAGAAGTTCTGTACTCTGTCTGTTTTGACCGGAGCATAAATACTGAAGTCTGAACTCTGCTGTTGTTTCTTCTTGGGTCGTTTCTGTCTTCTGGTTTTCACCTCCAAGGAAGCATAACACACCTCTTCACCGTCACCCTGAAATATACACAGAATTATATTAGAAACTAATACTCATTCTGAATCAATTGTGTTAAGTGActtgtttatatattaaaatatttcttagatatttcttaaaaatgatgCTTTATCAAGTCTTTAATGGAATAGGAAACAATGAGCATGTTTGTGTTGTTCATACCTCAGAAGTATTTCTAATTTCTATCTTTTCCTTGTGATCAGTTACACCATCTGAAATGAGTTAAAATAAGTACACCACTTCCTTCATAACAATTGTTTATACAAATATGACCATAGCAAATTTGCCAAAGGCTATTACTCCACATAATAGAAAATTAtgacaaagaaagaaaaagtattAAGAAGTACCTGTAGTTTTCCTCTGAAAGAAGCAGTACACGCTAATGAAGCAGAGgagaaaacacacaacacaaacactgaCCAGCAGCGTCCAGCAGAGGAAACAATCTGATacaggaggaggaggagagacAGCGGTGAAGGGTCCAGAACACACTtcttcaaaacaaaaaataaagacaaacatcatgataaatattaataaagaatTATTTTGTTCATCTACAATATTTTTTCTCTGGGAAAGGTAACTTACAAGAAtaacacaacacaaaaatataagTAAAAATGAAATAGACTTTTAGAAAATTGGTCTAAATGGCTTTCTTACCAGCAAGAGAAAGACGTGTTGTTTGGTTTCCATAATAGTACACATCAGATGAGGTATCTACATTTACCTTTACATCAGCACAGTAGTAAAGTCCCAGATCAGAGACTGTAATGTTAGTAATATGTAGATCTAAACAATTAATGAtagggttttgaaggaagctaAAACGTGGGTTGGTTTTTCTCTGTATCGTCATATAATCAATTATGAGAGAGGGTTGATGTTGATGAGAGCAGTTTCTTATCCATACAGTGTTGTAACCATGAATTAAAGGACAGTCACAATGAAGAGTGATGTTGTCTCCTGGTCTGACCTTCATCTCAACCTCTACTCCATAGATTATTGTCTGACTGAACAATAAAACATCTGCAAGAGCATAGAAAAATAAAAGGCAAACGTGAACTTTTGTCATACCAATACAAAGCGATTATTTATTTAACtcatatttatatttctcttttttacattattcatataaataataacagataaaaataaaattttcttaCATATAAGTGCGGTAACTCTTGATGTCTCCATCTCAACGAGTGAGTGTGAATAACTGACTCTGCTCTCATCTGATTGGTTCACGCCAATGGAAAATTAAACTGAGTTGAACATTTGAAGTGTGAGAGGTTTATCAGCCAATCACCAGGGTCCTTATGAAGTTTCGTACTGTTTGGGCATGTTTCTGCTTTTCATTGGTTTATAAAACAGGTCTTAAAATCTTTGACCATCAGACACACACAAAAGACAAAATGTAGCTAAATACAAGCATaaggtcacaaattttctttttgaaaaagaaaatggGCCGTTCAATCAAAGTTATACTGGAGGACCATAATGAATGAGtctctttgttttgttttgtcattTACTCTCAGAAAAAggcacaaaagctgtcactgtaccctttcaaaaagaaCATGTTTGTatctaaagggtgcatattagtacctcaaaagtacatattggtgtCTCAGATATACATATCTATAACTAAATGGTACATATCTATATATTTGTTAAgcgtaccatcccagtgacagctttataggcattttttctgacagtgcgcCAATGCAAATTTTTATTAAACTGCAAAGCTGCGCTGCAACAAAATCTAAGCATGCAAaacaggaaacccacaaacatTATTCAGACTATTCAGACCACTTACAAAGCTCAACACATTTAGTGGCATATTACGTCATTAATTTCTCACCTCATATTTTTTAGTCGATCAGAGGCCACCAAGAACTAATTTTTCCATTAGCCTTTGTGGGTTTTGGTGTTAGTTTGAGTGTTTGTATTTCACTGGGGCAgtttaaaatgcttaaaatagTTCTGCGGTTTATTTGAttcttttgttcttttattTACTTGACTTTTTGTTCATTGTAAATATTATATTGAATTATACTGTTTATATAGTAATATAATTAGATTAAGGCAGGGCTTTCTTTGAAACATGTCATAAAAACAGCACAACTAGTACAGATGAATTTTTTTCCAGGAGTAAAAAGAATTCACATCAACACCAATTTACAACTGACATCTTTACACATCATACTTAAACTTCAGTCTATTACTAAGGACTTGCATACAGactaaacaaaaatgcatcatGCTCCATTCAGGTAAGGATTAGGATCTGAGATCAGGGGCTATATTTCATGTTATTGGTACtttatattgtattttgtttGGCCTCTGTGATTGTCACTTGGCATTGACCACTGTGATGAAATCCTACCTGTCAACACTTGTGGCATAAACAAAGTGTTTTATAAACTATTAGAGTATAATTTGGCATTGCAGATGTGAAGGTCAATAAATCATGAAGGGATTAACAACGATTGGGGACAGATacggtgtttgtgtgtgtgtagttttgTGTTTCTAAATTTTCCGGACTGCCCTCCAGTGACTGAAGCTGAAACTATTGTTAAACTGGCTTTACAGTGTAGTGCGTAAGCCCAAAACACGAGCAAACATAACTCTAATGTTATCCTAAGAGCCTCACTTATACTTTAATATTCTCCAAGCATTAAAATATTAGCATATAATGTGAACCTAATACTACTGAGACTAACACTGCCTTCATTAAATGGATTGTGATGTGGGGCACAGGAGGTCAGATTTTTGGTGCAGTTTTATCTCAGTCCACTAGGGAAGCTTAGAATTTCAGAGCAGAAACCAAAAATACGACGTGCTGTTGCCGAGTTTCTATGAGGCTGTGTTAGTTTGTGGCTGTACAAAAGTGCTTAACTCTCATGTTTAATgagttttgttgtaaaaattTACAGAATTATGAAAATAGGCTAATTCACTGCATTTATATTCACCCCTTTTAATGTAGCCTACATAAATACAAAATCAGCTACTTAACAATTATGTTGGTTTATCAGGATGTGCTTTGTAGAATTCCTTGGATATTTACAAATTAACCTACTGTAAGATAGCTTATAAggtaaaatcattttaaattaaaatttaaatataatgttCAAATACaatcacctaaaggattattaggaacaccatactaaaactgtgtttgacccccttcgcctctcagaactgccttaattctaagTGGCAttaattcaacaaggtgctgaaagcattctttagaaatgttggcccatattgataggatagcatcttgcagttgatggagatttgtgggatgcacatccagggcacgaagctcccaaagatgctctattgggttgagatctggtgactgcgggggccattttagtacaaagaaccaatttgaaatgattcgagctttgtgacatggtgcattatgcatggtgctggaagtagccatcagaggatgggaaCATGGTGGTCACAaaaggatggacatggtcagaaacaatgctcaggtaggtcgtggcatttaaacgatgcccaattggcactaaggggcctaaagtgtgccaagaaaacatcctccacaccattacaccaccaccaccagcctgcacacagtggtaacaaggccgagggatccatgttctcattctgtttacgccaaattctgattctaccatctgaatgtgtcaacagaaatcgagaatAATCAAACCACGCAACATTTTTTCCACTCTTCAACTGTCCTGTGAAGCTCATTCGGatcattctcctctgacctctagcatcaacaaggcatttttgtcCACAGGACCgacgcatactggatgtttttccctttttacataattctttgtaaaccctagaaatggttgtgcgtgaaaattctagtaactgagcagattgtgaaatactgagACCGGCCCACCTGCACCCAACAACCGTGCAACGCTCAAAATGGATTAAATCACCTTACTTTCCTATtatgacattcagtttggagttcaggagattgtcttgaccaggaccacacccctaaatgcattgaagcaactgccatttgattggttgattagataattgcattaatgagaaattgaaacagtgttcctaataatcctttaggtgagtgtatatttggGGGCTGTCCATAGGCTGATCTTGTACTGATCTCTGGATCATAAACAAAAGTTTCCAAAAGAGGTCGCCAAAAAAATCTGTTAGGTGTCACCAAGCCTTATAATGGTTTTACACATCTATGCCAAAAGATAAATAACTGTAGGTAATTAAGCAAAATAACAAGAGGCAGTCTGACTATCATAAAATTTTTTGTGTCCACATTTGTGTAAACTTGCAAAATAATAAACCTTTTTTCAAAACAGTACTTTGGCGAAAACatgttttacttaaaaaatgcaGGAAATGTTTCTGGTAAATATTAAATGGAATGTATATTATGTTAACTCTAGCTCTTAACACTTCTATCCTAAAGAATACAAGAATGTGTACTGCATGTgaaatgtgttgctttaagtCTGGGTGTGAACCTATTGCTGATAACCACAAAATCTTCCACTGCATTTGTGTGCATTAAGTAGGCACCAGCTAACACCTATTAGTGCACAAGAACAAACACAAGGCTGTGGTTTCCTGTTTAAGATGTCCGAATTGTTTCTCAGAACTTGTTTGTAGTTACAGGTAGATTTATGCCCTTaaagatttacattttatgttttaataacttTAATTAATAAAGCCCATCTTAGCATTGTTCATTTTAGCTATTCTGACACACACATTTGATGTAAttcaatgttttattaatgagataaagtaaaaaatcaagatacaatttaaatgttttacattCACTGTTGTATCACATTATCTGGTCTAACCACTATGCGGTTTGTGTGTTGGTTAAAATGCATTCAAATGCAAGAAGAGCAGATGGCTCAGGACGGTTTATGCTGCACTTcaattgttgttttgtttaaactgtcAACCTCCACTATTAAGTTAACAATAATGACAAAGTTTATGTGCTATAAAACTTGATGTTATCTGCCATTTAAGTTCTGAGAGACACTGAACTATAGGCACCATGtccattttgtgtgtgtgtgtgtgtgtgtgtgcttattaaacattttcagactaaaaatacaacaaatatCATGCTTTTCTTCAGAAAGATTATTCAAACAACTTTGACTTCATCTCGTCAAATATTAATTCTAATATTATTAAAACACAATTTATAGCCTGAGAATAGCTTTGGATGACCTAGAGACTCAAATGGACTTTTATGGAAACACTGTACAAGGTATGAACTTTATTTAAACACATGTAaatgaacacatttttttatttcttcaaTGATTATTGTGGCAATTTACAAAATATGTAAATAAGTTGTCTACAGTGTATTGCTTGTGTGTTTGGCAATTTATGTATTTGTACCTTAATGTGGTTGATGTATAACTGATAAAGTTCATAGCGATAACAAATCGAGTTCAGTAAGCCATTTCTGCTGGCAAAAGCTTAATTTACATAAACTGATCAGAGAGATTCACATCTTTTCATAGCGATGTACAGATGGCAGGAGTCTATAAGTGACTTCAGAATGATGGCAGAACTTTCCAGTCTTACTCATCTCACATTGATGTTTCTCTGTCGAATTCATCTGAAGTACATAAAGTACATTTGTTTAACCACACTTACATTTTTGACACGATAAACGTTTAAGGTTAATGGTAATGATAAAAATACCTTCATAACATTTACTGTGAGCATCGTTGCACTCTCATAACCTAAAACAACCACAAAGTGTGAAAATACGGTGCAGTGagaaaatctaaaatgcaaatCTGAAACAGAAACTTTAAGTTTGTTTTGAGTAAAATGTCAGTAAGATAAACATACATATATTATTCTGTCTAGTAATTTTAAGTTCACCGTTATATGTTATTACTTGTTTATGTCTACATACATGTAGCACTTGAAAGTTTCATGATCAATTCTGTGTGCAGTCTCTGGTAAGTAGAAAGAGTAAAAATATACCTGTAGTTTTTCTCTGACAGAGGCAGTAGACACAGATGAAGCAGTtgagaaaacacacaacacaaacactgaCCAGCAGCATCCAGGGGAGGAAACAGTCTGATACAGGAGGAGGAGAGATGGTGAAGGAT
It includes:
- the LOC135736124 gene encoding uncharacterized protein, whose amino-acid sequence is MRADICITTVSYSHSLAEMETSRITALIYFLLFSQIYGADIEMKVRPGDNITLHCDLPLTRGLNIVWMKNSSYEFLPSIIIDHRKETFRRFSFPKNSNINSFDLHITNITVFDLGLYYCVEYDRKLNNAEKGKYQSDLYYYGNRTTRLFLAVTSCSGDSSSTISPPPVSDCFLCWTLLVSVCVVCFLLCFICVYCFCQRKTTDGETVNREKIKSRNTCEGDDEEVCYASLDVKVRRKKRTKKKQQQSSDFSIYAPVRTDTVQNF